The Streptomyces sp. DG1A-41 genomic sequence GTGTCTCCCTGCCCATCTACTTCACCGGTCTGCTCTCCCTGTCGATCTTCGTCTTCGGACTGGGCTGGTTCGACGGTCAGTACACGCCCCTGGAGGAGAGCTTCACCGGCTGGTTCAGCGGCATGATCCTGCCCTGGATCACGCTGGCGTTCCTCTACGCGGCGATGTACGCGCGTATCACCCGCGCCACCATGCTGGAGATACTCGGCGAGGACTACATCCGCACCGCCCGCGCCAAGGGCCTCAAGGAGCAGACGGTCATCGGCAAGCACGCCATGCGCTCGACGATGACGCCCATCCTGACCATGCTCGGCATGGACCTCGGCGCCCTCATCGGCGGTGCGATCCTGACCGAGACGACGTTCAACCTGCCCGGCCTCGGCCAGGCCGTGCTGAACGCCATCCGGAACCAGGACCTGCCCATCATCCTCGGCGTCACCCTGATCACTTCTCTCGCGGTGCTGATCGCCAACCTCGTGGTGGACGTCCTGTACGCCGTGATCGACCCCCGAGTGAGGCTCGCATGACCGAACTCAGCAAGAGCGGAGCGGCCGTGGGGGAGCCCACCGGCACCTCGCCCGCTCCGACCGCCTTCCTCGAAGTACGCGACCTGAAGGTGCACTTCCCGACCGACGACGGCCTGGTCAAGTCCGTCGACGGGCTCAGCTTCCAGCTGGAGAAGGGCAAGACCCTCGGCATCGTGGGCGAGTCGGGCTCCGGCAAGTCGGTGACCTCGCTCGGCATCATGGGCCTGCACACCGCCGGCCAGTACGGCAAGCGCAAGGCGCAGATCTCCGGCGAGATCTGGCTGGACGGCACCGAGTTGTTGACCGCCGACCCGGACTACGTGCGCAAGCTGCGCGGCCGCGAGATGTCGATGATCTTCCAGGACCCGCTGTCGGCGCTGCACCCGTACTACACGATCGGCCAGCAGATCGTGGAGGCGTACCGCATCCACCACAACGTGGACAAGAAGACCGCCAAGCGCCGTGCCGTGGAGATGCTCGACCGCGTCGGCATCCCGCAGCCGGACAAGCGCGTCGACAACTATCCGCACGAGTTCTCCGGCGGCATGCGCCAGCGCGCCATGATCGCGATGTCGCTGGTCAACAACCCCGAACTGCTTATCGCGGACGAGCCGACGACCGCCCTCGACGTGACCGTCCAGGCGCAGATCCTCGACCTGATCCGGGACCTGCAGAAGGAGTTCGGCTCGGCGGTCATCGTCATCACGCACGACCTGGGCGTCGTCGCCGAGCTCGCCGACGACATCCTGGTGATGTACGGCGGCCGCTGCGTGGAGCGCGGCCCGGCAGAGGAGGTGTTCTACGAGCCCCGCCACCCCTACACCTGGGGCCTGCTCGGCTCGATGCCGCGGCTGGACCGTGAGCAGCAGGAGCGCCTGATCCCGGTCAAGGGCTCCCCGCCCTCACTGATCAACATCCCTTCCGGCTGCGCCTTCAATCCGCGCTGCCCGTACGCCGACATCCCGAAGGACGACGTCACCCGCACGATTCGCCCCGAGCTGACCGAGGTCGGCAGCAAGCACTGGGCCGCCTGCCACATGACCCAGGAGCAGCGGGAGCGTATCTGGACCGAAGAGATTGCGCCGAAGCTGTGAGCGAGAACTCCAAGGACACAGTCGTGACCACTCCCGCGAAGAGCGACGGCGCCGCCCTCACCAAGGACGTCGCCCCCGGCGAGACTCTGCTGAAGGTGACCGGGCTCCAGAAACACTTCCCGATTAAGAAGGGCCTGCTCCAGCGGCAGGTCGGCGCGGTGCACGCGGTCGACGGGCTCGACTTCGAGGTGAAGTCCGGCGAGACCCTCGGCGTCGTGGGCGAGTCGGGCTGCGGCAAGTCCACGATGGGCCGGCTGATCACCCGGCTGCTCGAACCGACCGGCGGCAAGATCGAGTTCGAGGGCAGGGACATCACGCACCTCGGGGTGGCGGGCATGCGTCCGCTGCGCCGCGATGTGCAGATGATCTTCCAGGACCCGTACTCGTCGCTGAACCCGCGTCACACCATCGGCACCATCGTCGGCGCACCCTTCCGGCTCCAGGGCGTCTCGCCCGAGGGCGGCATCAAGAAGGAGGTCCAGCGCCTGCTGTCGGTGGTCGGCCTCAACCCCGAGCACTACAACCGCTATCCGCACGAGTTCTCCGGCGGCCAGCGCCAGCGCATCGGCATCGCCCGCGCGCTCGCGCTCAACCCGAAGCTGGTGGTGGCCGACGAGCCGGTCTCCGCCCTCGACGTGTCGATCCAGGCGCAGGTGGTGAACCTGCTGGACGACCTCCAGCAGGAGCTCGGCCTGACGTACGTGATCATCGCGCACGACCTGTCGGTCGTCCGGCACGTCTCGGACCGGATCGCGGTGATGTACCTCGGCAAGATCGTCGAGCTGGCCGACCGCGAGTCGCTGTACCGGGCGCCGATGCACCCGTACACCAAGGCGCTGATGTCGGCGGTCCCGATCCCGGACCCGCGCCGCAAGTCGGCCAAGAGCGAGCGCATCCTGCTCAAGGGCGACGTGCCCTCGCCGATCTCCCCGCCGAGCGGCTGCCGCTTCCACACCCGGTGCTGGAAGGCGACGGAGACCTGCAGGACGACCGAGCCGCCGCTGATCGAGCTGAAGCCCGGCCAGCAGGTCGCCTGCCACCATCCGGAGAACTTCGAGGACCAGGCCCCGCAGGACACCGTCCTGCTCTCCGCGGCCAAGGAGGCGGCGGAACTGGTGTCGGACGAAGTGCTCGCGGAGTCGGCGGCAACGAGCGCGGCGGTGGCCAAGGAGGTGGTGGGCGAAGGCAAGTCCACCGAAGCCGCCGAAGAACCGCGAGAAGCACAGGATTGAAGCTCGTCCAAGAGAAGGGCAGGGGCCGACGGCAATATGCCCGTCGGCCCCTGCCCTTCTCTTGGAGATTCCCCCTCCAGTAGTACGGCGTGCCGTACTTCTCCATGGCAATGAAGGCATCGGTGCCCCGTCTTCTTCTGGTGCGCTGCGATGGAGACGTCGACCAAACCCTGGGTCTTACCGCGGGTGGCCAGCGGCACGGTGTCGGTGATGATCGCGGTGCCGGCCACGAGTCCGAAGTTCGCCGTTCTCGATGCGGGACAGGAGGCGGCGAGACGTGCGCACGTCGGCCAAGTTCGGACAGCGAGTAGTCGCGATCCTGCGGAACTCTTGGATGCGTACCCTGATGCGCTCCGGGGTGGCGCTATGCCGGTTCTGCCGGGCGATCCGCCCGCGGGTGAGGCAGCGGACGTGCCCCGTATGCCCGGCCGCTCGACGCCGTGATGGCTGCGTCGTCGCGCCAGAATGTCCGGGTGCTCCAGCAACTCTTCAGTCCGTCCGTCCAGCACACGCTCGACCTGATCGGCATCTTCGTCTTCGCGATCTCCGGCGCCCTGCTGGCCGTGCGCAAGAACTTCGACGTGTTCGGCATCGCCGTGCTCGCCGAGGTCACCGCGCTGGGCGGCGGGCTCTTCCGTGACCTGGTCATCGGGGCCGTACCGCCCGCCGCCTTCACGGACCTGGGGTACTTCCTCACCCCGCTGCTCGCCACGCTCCTGGTTTTCTTCCTGCACCCGCAGGTGGAGCGCATCCAGGTCGCCGTGAACGTCTTCGACGCCGCCGGCCTCGGCCTGTTCTGCGTCGCCGGCACGATCAAGGCGTACGAGTACGGGCTCGGACTGACCGCCTCCGCCGGCCTGGGTCTGACCACCGCGGTGGGCGGCGGTGTGCTGCGGGACGTCCTCGCCAACGAGGTGCCCTCGCTGCTGCGCTGGGACCGCGACCTGTACGCGGTTCCGGCGATCGTCGGCGCCACCATGGTCGCCCTGTGCATCCGCTACGACGCCCTGAACCCGCTCACCAGTGCTCTCGCGGTGATCACCGCCTTCGTACTGCGCCTGCTCGCGATGCGGTTCCACTGGCGAGCTCCGCGGGCCTGGCACCGGCGGTCGACGGTGAGCGAGGAGGAGCAGCCCGTCCTGCCGTGACGTGGCCGCGGCCCGTCACCTCCGTCAGCCAGCGGAACGCGGGAACCACCTGCGGCCGCCACAGCGCCATGGTGTGACCGCCCGCGCTCCTCGGGATGTACACCACGTGCACGGTCGTCGGCGCCTTGGCGGTCTGTTCCAGGGCGATGGCCGCCTCGTAGCCGTCGTGCGGCTGGCCGGAGAGGTAGAGCGAGACGCGCGGCGGGACGGGCGCCTTGCGCAGCAGCAGGTAGGGGTTGTTCTCGGCCCGCAGGGCGGGGGTCTGCGCGGCGAGCGAGTCGCGTTCGCCGATCGGGTCGTTGTAGCCGGACAGGCTGACGGCGGCCCGGTAGCGGTCGGGGTGGGCGACGGCCAGCTTGGCCGCGCAGTGCGCACCGGCCGAGTAACCGGCCACCGCCCAGCCCTGCGGGGCGGACTCGGCGCGGAAGTTGTCCATGACCATCATCGGCACGTCGACGCTCAGCCAGGTGTCGGCGTTGACCGTGCCCGGGATGTTGGCGCAGCCGGTGTCCACCCCCGCCAGCAGATTGGTGCGCGGCGCGACCAGGATGAACGGGGCGATCTGCCCGTCTCGCATCAGCGGCTCCAGCTGCTCGTGCGCGTGCAGCGAGCCGAACCAGGCCTTCGCCGAGCCGGGGTAGCCGGGCAGCAGCTCCACGACCGGGAACTTGTGGTGCCGGTAGGCCGGTTCGTCGTACTGCGGC encodes the following:
- a CDS encoding alpha/beta hydrolase-fold protein, with product MSLTGTPFLYTLIALSVVALALPLALWSRVRGPRAVRTAARALMLLFAQGTAVALVFTMVNNANNLYDNWADLLGTGDHVQQAANLGADGTGGIALKRLPKVRQTFRPATGPGMRAAGGVRVTQLKGRVSGVNAEVYVWLPPQYDEPAYRHHKFPVVELLPGYPGSAKAWFGSLHAHEQLEPLMRDGQIAPFILVAPRTNLLAGVDTGCANIPGTVNADTWLSVDVPMMVMDNFRAESAPQGWAVAGYSAGAHCAAKLAVAHPDRYRAAVSLSGYNDPIGERDSLAAQTPALRAENNPYLLLRKAPVPPRVSLYLSGQPHDGYEAAIALEQTAKAPTTVHVVYIPRSAGGHTMALWRPQVVPAFRWLTEVTGRGHVTAGRAAPPRSPSTAGARPAELASGTASRAGAVRRR
- a CDS encoding dipeptide ABC transporter ATP-binding protein, giving the protein MTTPAKSDGAALTKDVAPGETLLKVTGLQKHFPIKKGLLQRQVGAVHAVDGLDFEVKSGETLGVVGESGCGKSTMGRLITRLLEPTGGKIEFEGRDITHLGVAGMRPLRRDVQMIFQDPYSSLNPRHTIGTIVGAPFRLQGVSPEGGIKKEVQRLLSVVGLNPEHYNRYPHEFSGGQRQRIGIARALALNPKLVVADEPVSALDVSIQAQVVNLLDDLQQELGLTYVIIAHDLSVVRHVSDRIAVMYLGKIVELADRESLYRAPMHPYTKALMSAVPIPDPRRKSAKSERILLKGDVPSPISPPSGCRFHTRCWKATETCRTTEPPLIELKPGQQVACHHPENFEDQAPQDTVLLSAAKEAAELVSDEVLAESAATSAAVAKEVVGEGKSTEAAEEPREAQD
- a CDS encoding ABC transporter ATP-binding protein, translating into MTELSKSGAAVGEPTGTSPAPTAFLEVRDLKVHFPTDDGLVKSVDGLSFQLEKGKTLGIVGESGSGKSVTSLGIMGLHTAGQYGKRKAQISGEIWLDGTELLTADPDYVRKLRGREMSMIFQDPLSALHPYYTIGQQIVEAYRIHHNVDKKTAKRRAVEMLDRVGIPQPDKRVDNYPHEFSGGMRQRAMIAMSLVNNPELLIADEPTTALDVTVQAQILDLIRDLQKEFGSAVIVITHDLGVVAELADDILVMYGGRCVERGPAEEVFYEPRHPYTWGLLGSMPRLDREQQERLIPVKGSPPSLINIPSGCAFNPRCPYADIPKDDVTRTIRPELTEVGSKHWAACHMTQEQRERIWTEEIAPKL
- a CDS encoding ABC transporter permease: MLAYLIRRLFAAAVMLVVIILVVFGIFFLVPKWAGVDIASSFVGKQADPAAVEAVRQKLGLGDPIYTQVWEFFKGIFAGRTYAAGGDVTQCSAPCFGYSFRSEQAIWPVLTDRFPVTLGLALGAAVLWLIFGIAAGVLSALKRGSVWDRGAMVVALSGVSLPIYFTGLLSLSIFVFGLGWFDGQYTPLEESFTGWFSGMILPWITLAFLYAAMYARITRATMLEILGEDYIRTARAKGLKEQTVIGKHAMRSTMTPILTMLGMDLGALIGGAILTETTFNLPGLGQAVLNAIRNQDLPIILGVTLITSLAVLIANLVVDVLYAVIDPRVRLA
- a CDS encoding trimeric intracellular cation channel family protein — translated: MLQQLFSPSVQHTLDLIGIFVFAISGALLAVRKNFDVFGIAVLAEVTALGGGLFRDLVIGAVPPAAFTDLGYFLTPLLATLLVFFLHPQVERIQVAVNVFDAAGLGLFCVAGTIKAYEYGLGLTASAGLGLTTAVGGGVLRDVLANEVPSLLRWDRDLYAVPAIVGATMVALCIRYDALNPLTSALAVITAFVLRLLAMRFHWRAPRAWHRRSTVSEEEQPVLP